TCTCCTGTACTGGATGCACCACTTGGGAGtccttaaaataattataattctgcaaaataaagaaataaaataaatggatctACTCATCAGATATCTGTGAACTTGGAATAATTCTGTACCCTATGAGCTGGCATCAGGCACCTcacttcctctcctctccatcGAGAAGAGCTCATTTGTCAGCCCATCTTTGCATCAGCCAGGCCTGGGCCAATCTGCTGCGGGTAACCAGAGAGCGCCTGCAGCCCAGGGTTGCTATACCAACGGGAAACCTCAGCAGCTGCCATAGCGACCCCAGGCTGCCGACAATAAATCAGACATCCGCTCTGGGACGGAGatgaaattgtaaattgaagTTGATTGCTcggaaaaccaaaaaaaaacaggagccagCGAAGAAAAGTCCCAGAGGTATTCGATACAGTGCGTTCAGGAGCAAGCGTTACCTGCAAGAGCTCTGATAAAAGCAAATCAGCACAGCATATTTATATGTTTGTGCATGAGAGAACCACTAGACACAGAAGCATGAGATAGCACACACTTTTTTTCCAGCCTATTGTTACTGATACTCCATATCAAGACTGTAGAGAATTGATTTGAAGCCAGAAAACATAGATCTTCTGCAGTTACTGCTGATAAAGCTTGCAACAGCTCACACCCAAATAAAAGGCCAATTATTCCCTCCTCACCCCTCAACATAGACTGAGGCTTTATGTTGGGGTCACATCCAAATTCATCACTGCTTAATTAAGGGTATGTATAAGCTTAACGCATTCATTGAGTTTTGCTTTTAAATCCAATTAAGAGAAGCGATGCGGGCAAATCCTCTTACCGCAGCACCTTCAAGAACAGTTTCCTCATCCTCCTCAGTAGGGCCGCTGTCAGCAAGGAATTGTAATACTTATCCCCCCTGAGAGACGGTTAAAAGGAAAATCCCAGAAGGTAAAAGCTGCCCAAGAAGGTTTATGCCACTAAACGCCTTTCATGTACGTGGCCTCTCAAAAGACAAATCTTCTGCGTGAATAACTCGGAACATGTTTCtcacatgtattttgttttaatctacTAATTCTTGGTActtcagttttttcttttaaatggttGTAACTTCCTCCCCTCCCTTTCTGCATCTGAGAGTCATATATTTTGTACCATTGGAGGTTTGTGCAGGGTCGCAGATGAATCGGCAGCTCTGCCAATGCCTACCCAGCTTTGGTAGCACCGCTTCTTATTACACTACAAGGCCGCCACTCACAAACTTGCAGTTTGAATGATGCAGCTCCCAATTATAACATACTGTAACAATTTTATTAAATGGATTTCTGGACTGATGTCCCAACCTGTGCCCACATGGCAGGCCTTCCCAGGTAACTCCACATTACCTAGGTATGTTGTCTAATAGTGTtctgagatttattttttgggagagtaatatattgtttttgttagggaGATCCCCATCCAGGTAGTTTTAATGGTAACCCACCCAAATCATCAGTTTCTAAAGACTGGGAACATGTTAGTGATTAATTGAGTGAGTTGCTTGTTCAATTAAGTTCAATCTGCTCCTCAACGGCTAAAGGGTATTCAGGTGTTAGTTAGTTCCAAATGATTTCTAAATCTAATTTACCATCACAGCTGTTGAATCACTCAATTGAATGAAAGATTTCCAGGTCTTTATGAACTGACGGTTTAAGGGTTGGCCTCTAAAATCTGCCAAGACTTGAGCTAGGGTACCCCTTGCTGTGAAGTTTCCCCTCTTGTGCTGCCCAGGTGTTCAGAGAGCTGCAAAAGATGACTGAGCCAAAGCTGCTGGTGACGCGGCTGGCCCAGTGTGTGGAGGAGACTGTTCAGCTGTGCGACTGCCTCATGACCCTGGAGCTGCAGCTGGTCGACCAACTGGAGGTGAGGCGGAAGGTGCACGAATAGACAGCTGGTTCAGTATGGACATGATTGGGTGCTGGGGAGGATGGGCCAGAATATATGGGGTGTAGGGGTTGCTGTTAATGGAATTTAGAGATACTTACAGTACAGCCATGTTCCATGTCTGGCTATAGACACAAACCTCTCTGACTCActcactgtgtttgtgttttaggaCATCGTCAAGGACTTTGAACGGAACATCTCTGATATGGTGTCTGGGTTCATTGAGACCGTACAGGGTATATATCCTTTCTCACTATCTACTTCTGCAGGAAAGGGCTGGGCTAAGGACATGGGCAGTGTGGAGTTAATGGGGGGAAAAGTCTTTCAGATCCTTTTCCATGCAGGATCTTGGCAAAAACAGCCAATTCATTGTTTGGCTGCTTCCTAAGGAGCTGGTTGTACAGAAGGAGCTGCACTGAGACTAATTGGCCAGTCCTGAATTTGACTGCTTTTGGTGAATGTGGTTGAAGgtggcagtagtagtagtagtagtggcgGTGGGGGTTCTAGGTCCACAGTCCTTCTTGTATCCACTCTTCCTTATTGGGAGTTCACATTCGCCCAGTGCCGAGACCTGGAGAACAACCACCACGAGAAGCTGCTAGAGATTGCAGTGGCAACCCTGGAGAAGGTGGCCAAGAATGAGCTGGTGGAGGACCTGTCTGACGACATCCGTATGGTCAGTGCCTGGGCTCCAGTCCTAAACGTAGCCGATGACCCATAAAGAAGACCTTAATTGTGTTACTTTGTTAAACCCTTAAAACAAGGGTTAATTGTTATTAGTTTAGCTGATCAAGCAATTGTCCTTCTTTTCCCCCCAGCTGCTGGTGGATAAGGACACAGTCATCAATGCAGTCAGTGCATCCCATGACACACACCTGCTAAAGATCGACAACCGGGAGGATGAACTGATGACCAAAATCAACTCTTGGAGCACCACGCTGATCGAGAAGGTAAAGCCATGCAGGGGACTTACACCACCCCAGAATGACACAAATCACAGGCCCACAAGTTCCTTACACACAGTGATGTGGATTTTGGATCCAAACTGCCACTGTATTGTGTTATATAATAGAACTATATTGCAGATTCACTTGTGACCTTCCAGAGGGATCTTCAGTCAATAAATGGCAAGCAAACGGAGAACAGAGAATCACTATGGGATAACTGGCCTTCTTTTCTTCCTAATGACACAGCCAGTCTGAGGCTGTCACAGGCCAGAAGCTAACAGGCTCCCAGTCACAGAGATCAGACTGGCCTGGGGCATTTATTGTGGGAGCTTTTTGGTTGTCCAGCAACACAATACAAGCATTATCTCCCCTGAGAATAGACAGCCGAGCTCTGCAGAGACTTTCTCTACTGCTGTGCAGATTTAGTGTCTGCGAAGAGACGGGTATAAATGGGAGTCATTTCTAGGGAGTTGTTTTCCACTTGCAGATAACTAGAACCCCAAGACCAGACTGCAGTGCTCTACACAAACGCAAAGGAGCACACTTGAATGGCGCTTGATGGTATGCCCCCCCTTTGTCACACTTCTGCACTAGAAAGGTCTAAAACATACATTCTCCTGCGTCCACAGGTCCACAGCGATGAGGTGGAGCGAAACCGCAAGCGCATTAGTGAGATTCACACATACATTGACTACCTGAGAGAGCAGCTGGATGACCTGGAGCTGCAGGAGACACTGTAGATAGACGGAGAAGTGGAGCTGCAAACAATTGCATTTcataagttgttttttttacaaaaagtgTGTTCgttgctgttttgtttaaatgcctcatttaaaatatctttCAGACACCTTATTTCAGAAACTACCATGTAGTCCAACCTTTATGGAGATGAAGAAATTATCTTCCAAGTTTAATTAACAGAAATCCAGCCACGCAGTCGATGTCACCAAGCAATGTCACAGTCTGGTTGAAAGCCTTCCATTACAGGAAACTTACAGCACAGGGAGGTAAACAAACCCCCAAACACATTTATAAACGCAATCATGTCTGCACAATTGCATGGCAACTGCTGGAAAACACACCTCCTACAGTCATTAGAATTGTCCGGAATTGCAAACCACCAAGATTGTAGCTTCCTATAATCTCCAGTAACTGCTGGCTCTTAAATTACAGTTCCAGTTATAGCAATAGCACAGATCTTGCTACTCCCCCACACTGTTCACTGGACTCCGGGACTCCGGCACTGCCATTGCCATTCAGCTCAGCCTGTTTACTTATGCAACAGTGCCATCTTCAGGACTAAGATAATTAATGGAATAACCCTTTAATGAGAGACAAAAGTAGCAGTTAATATTTTAATGGTGacgcacaaacaaaaacaaaaaacaccctAGTTTGGTGTGTTTCAGGTATCAGTCCATTAGGAGTCAGTCCAGGAATTCTTGATTTTTCTTCCCACTCACTAGAGAGTGGGTGAACACCTTGTTTACAAAACGATTACTGTATTCATCCAGACCtcacagcagtgtgtgtgaggttaGTAAAGATCTCACTGCTACGCTGGGGGGTGCCGGTGATCCGGGGGTTGCTGCCAGTGTTGAGGCCTCAGTCCTGTAGCAGTTTGCGCTTGATGGTGGAGCTCTCCGAGGAGAGGTGCACAAACAGCGTCCCTGCAGCCGTTCGAGCAGACAGCTCAAACATGTCGTAATCATGGGCCCACTCCACACTGCCCCAGTGTTGGATCTGAGGACAGAAAGAGACTTCATAAAACTGCCCCCGAGCTCCAGGGCAACAGGGAGATCGGTCTGTTCTAGAAATGAACTAAATTGCATGAATTCTTATCTGATCACACAAGACAGGCCTGGGGAACAGTGAGGATCTGGAGAGTAATATATCTGCAGCAGGACACAAAGCAGAGTGGCTTTGGGCCATACAACGATACTAACACAGGTGTTTTAGCGTAGAATTTAGAATATGAAATGGGTGCGGCTCTGTGTCTCTGGGTACCTGGTATTCCTCCTCCAGGCGAGACAGCAACACCGCCTTCTCCACCGTCAGGTGTCTGTCGATCAGCCCGAAGGACAGCACCACTGACTTCAGCTGTGCAATCACAAACTCCAGGCCTGCCAGAGAACACATAGACAGAAGGAATATGAATTGAGCCATTGTTCACTGTCAGTGGTGCAACAGCAGGAGGGCAGGCAGCTACTATTAGTTTGTGGGCTGAAGTGCCATCTATTTGGAGGTGTCTGACCTGACTGGAGTGAGAATGTAGCGCTCATGGTATCAGCCAATATCCAGAGCCTTGAACATTACTCCTTACGGCTCTTACTATTTTCTTTTCACACACAAAGAGtttcacactctcacacactaaaCAAGCTGTCTTTCTTAGGACATCTGTAAGAAGATAAAGATATGTATATTGTAGAACACAGCTCCTAGTATCCTTAAATTAAATGCTTCCAACTGTTCCTACTGTCATTAACAGACTGTTTTAAGGCTGAGACATGAATCCAGTGCCGAATGTGTGGAAACTGTACCTGTCAGGGCCCAGAAATTGTAGGAAGCCAGGTGCTGTCGGAAGGTGTCTTTGGTCTCCTGAGGAATGTTGGGTCCCAAGAGACTGGAGGACGAGCCGATCTCAACATTGTACCTGTGGAGGGAATCCCAGATGTGCGTCAGGCAAGAGTGACTCAATTCACTTTTGTGGGTTGGGTCAGAATCAAGATCGCACACAAATGCTGCAGCTTGTGATGTCCTTCAGATCAAAGGGATGCCACCCAGCCGTGTCAGACCCACCTCTTCTCTATCCAGTCCAACACAGGGTCCCACTCGTTTCTCTGGAGCTCCACCAGGCGCTGAGGCTCCTCTACTCTGTAGCTGCGTGGAAACGGACAGACGACAGTGTCACACAATGCCCGGGAAACATCCCTCTGCCCGGACCTGCCCTCCCTGCAGGGGTCGTTAGGTTCACCGTGTATTGATGAATCGTGATGCATCGCGGTAAGATACAATACACCATTTGTGCATCATTCATTGCAGTATTTTTATAATCAGTTTAATATGACATTATGTACATAGGCaccacaaatttatgttgagcAAACAGTACAGCCGCCACATCCCCTCCCTCTCCCGCCTCACCAGATGGTGTCAGTCTCCAGGAATTTGAGGGCGGCTGTGATCAGTTGCTCCTTGTTCCTCTGTGTGGGGTTGTCCAGGGCTGTATTGCATAGAGTAGTCTGAGAGAGACGGCACACATTATTTCTACTATTAGAAAGGGATGGAGATATATTTCCTATGATGCAGCAGTTGGATCCATTTAAGTTTAACCTGCACAGAATTACTCAGATGACATCCAAAAGCACTTACTTGAGCAAGCAATATTTTAACTTAACATCTGCTTAGGTGAAAGTTTTCTCCACGTGATGTAACACTCAAAATACTCAACATTAGGTACTGACTGATATAAAGGTTGTATACAATCTGAAACATCTCAAAATGCTACACAAAGTAAATCTTATATTGACCCGGCCAAGAGCAATGACATGAGCATGGAAGTTTTATGACTGTACTTCCCAGGACTCCAAGcaaaaagagacagagagagattaatCTCCTACCAGGTGCATGGTGTAGAATTTGAGCGTGTCCTTCTGCAAGTCCCACTCTGTGGCCACGGCCACCGCCAGGGCCTCATTGGGCACGGTGAACAGCTTGCCCCCGGGTGTCTTCAGCTTCCTACGGTCCAGATTGATCTCATACACTCCACCTGCACGAGTTGCAAATCACACAGAGACGTGCAGGGAATGGGTATGTTGATTGGCTAGAGAGCATCTAAGTACATCATTCTTCAGAATAACAGCACAAATGACTTATGCAATCTGACTGGCTGCACAAGCCTCTATATCCACATACCTTCTCCTTGGGTAATACTGACATCCTGGTAGAATTTCCTCCTCCCTGTCGGATAAGGAGAGAGACATGCTATAAAATAACTTCAAGCCCCTTATCTGGAGTAATATAAATTACCAAATGCCACTGCAGACTGCGTGCGACACGGTGGATTAATTCATTCACATTAAAGAACTaggattgattttattttttcaagaatGTGTCTTTTCTGATCATAATTCACAGCTGCTACAGATGTAAAGAAATTGGTAGTAGAAAAAGATGCAAAGCAATGTGTATCGGACACAGCAGTGGTCCAGCTCCTTACCCGAGGTGGCAGTGGAGTAGGTCGGTGCGCTGCTCTGGCGGGGGAGGCGCCGGGTCAGAGCTGCCACAGCCGCCTGGCAGTCGCACGGCGAGGGGAGAGGGGCGCTGCAGCTCCCGTACAGCCTGGACAGACTTCGCAGCATCTCTTACTGAGAGAGATGTCCTTACACTGCTCAATAAAGTTATAATTGTATGGCAATCGATTAATCAACGCCTACCTttcataacatttttttaattgcacatATAATTCACTGCATTACCAGTCGAAATCTCGTTGACTGACTCTTTGTAATTTGTGTCCTGATATGTTCTTCAATGTCTATATGGAGAGAATGCCGATTGTAGCTAATGTCACTCAGCCTAAACGCATGGGTGCCGCCATATACGTGACCTTGCGTGGTGTCTATTTTCGTCACACAAACCGACGACGGTATCAAATAGGGAGGCGCCATGCTTTTCTCCCTCCAATGACAGTCGAGGTAGACGGGGAAACGTGACTGCAACCACGCAAAACGTCAAAAGGCAGGATTGTTGGGAGCTGGAGTCCTGGACCGGGGGCTTCAGGGGGGAACTACAGATGGCAACTGAAAGACATACAAGTCCCAGCAGGCGTTTCGACAGGTAAGCCAATCACCGCTGCGTTTTATAGTAAGGTGTATTCCCTCAACGAATCAGAGGAGGCGATGCAGCTGCGTGGCGCTGCGTCGAGGTCCCCACGGTTTTCTGGGACCCTGGAAACGCATCTCTCGGCGGCCCGGGGAGGATTCTTGAGCCGGTGAGCGGCCTCGACAGTTCTCCCCTTTTCCCCTTCCTGTCTGCGTTTCTCCGGCTCCCGTCGACCGCGGTGAGGGCGACCCCCTGAAGTGATCAACATGCCGGTCCGCACTGAGTGCTGCAGTAACGCCTCTGCGGCCTTCATATCCTCGGCCTCGCTTATGCCACCTCCCCCGATCAACACGCAGCAGCCTGGCGTCGCCACCTCGCTCCTGTACAGCGGCTCCAAGTTTCGGGGACATCAGAAGAGTAAAGGAAACTCCTACGACGTGGAGGTTGTTTTGCAGGTACGTAACGAATAAAAAAAGGACATGGAGAGTCCCCCTGTCCGGGCGGCTCACTAGACGCTGTCAGTGTCACGCAACCATTCTGTCCAGTACAACACGTTGGAGTTGAGTTATCTCATTAGCGTGGTATGGCAGATTAGTTAATCAGTAGTTGTCATTTCATCAGCTCAGTTTGAAATTGATCTAATGCATTTAGGTGGTGTTACATTAAAcgtgaataaaaacattaacaaatcTTCTATCCTAACACCTGTCAGATGAAACTGCGTCTTCACCTTGTCAACGTGTGCAGCAGTTTAGTGAAATTGCCTACAAGTGCAGAATTGGTGCATATTGTATCCAGAAATCACGTGAAACACGAAATTCACAACTCAGTGTCAAGCATGGGAATTTACAACAGGGTACGGGAATGTATTATTTCTGACACCGTGTGACATGCTTAATTGGCATGACAGTGTGGCACTGTTCTGGTATCTGTATTGTTGAAATCACAGCGGAATGTCATAGATGGGAGTGCGGTCATGAGTAACTGATGTGACATAGCTAGTTAAGGGTACACATGGCTTGTCTGTGTGCAGTCTGCTTTGGGAGTTTTACATATAAAAGGGGAAATCATTTCCAAATATTCTCAAGCTCGAAGTCTGAGGAAGCAGCAGGATAGGAAGGCAGAGGGATATGCACTTGAAGGCTTGTCACTTCTTGCTTGGTTAAGTGTGTTGTTTCCACTCTCAAATCACTACACAGAACTGGAAGGAGGTGGTATTGCTGGAACCTCTGATGATTCACATTTTGCAGTATTTGACTTATGCATCCAAGCCAGTTTGCTtgcttatgtatgtatgtatgtatttaatattcccCCTGCAGCTCAGTCATATTCGTACATATGTTGATCATTTCCTTATGTACCCAAAGCGCACATGGGACTATCTGTAAGGAGGGAGTttttatgtgatttttttttttcttcctaaaCAGCACGTCACAACGGAAGACTCTTATTTGTGTGGGTACCTCAAGATCAAAGGACTTACAGAGGTGAGATTCTGACGGGTTGCTCCTGCAGATGTGCATGTTCACCTCATCAACATTCACTCCCCTAACGAGGCTCCTGTCAACTCTAACAAAAACTCCCCAAGTTGGGGGCCACAGTTTTGAAGCTTTCAGTAGACCAGGGCAGATATAGACTGTGAATGAAACTTGCAGGTATGAGCTTGTTTGTTAATTCGAACGGATTCCCTTTCATAACTATTAATTGTAGATTGCAGCCTGTTCATTCATCATCAGTGTATTACAAGAAAACGTTAGCCAGTGTTTtcatttcctgttttgttttgagcTGTTTATTATTGTGATGAGCATTGGCCAATGCAAAAACAATGCCTCTGTAGCCTTTTATTCAGCAATGGATGCATGAAACTCTTCTACCTGAAGACTGCCCTTTGTAGTGTGCACAGGGTACCAAGCTGTAAGTGTATTGTCACTGGGGCCGGAGAGCACAGTGGCAGGCTGCAGCTGATGGCTTCGTCGGAGCCAACCAGATCTGCATTGTCTGTTTACAAATAAAGGCCACGATGCTTACCAGAATGTGAGGGCTTTGCAGTTCCATTCACCAAATCTGTGCAACGGTCTCTCTTTGTAGAAGCACCATGTCATTGTGGTGGTTCATTTGGACAGTAGTGGCGGTATTTCCTGTGTGCATCAGTGGCGTATAATAGAGGACATTGACTGAGCTTCTGCCCTGGGAAATACTCCTGCATGACACTTTGCTGGGGGACAGAGGAGGGGCAGAAGACTGCTCATACCAAAGCTAGGCTGAACGTATTGGAGTGGGCCGCTTTTCGACAATCTAAGAGAGTAGTAGGGTATATAGTACAGGGTATTTGCAAGAATATGTGAAAAGTGTCTAGGGTCATTTATCTTTCATGATGTTTGTGCCTCAGTCTTGCTTTGTTCATACTGTTTGAAACTGTTTAGCAGTCAAGGCATTACACCTAGACCCACAATAGTTTTGAATAAACTTGTGTAAAATGTGACAGTATTTAATGTATAATGGCGTCCTCCCACAAAACCCCTCACATGTGCCAATAGAAATGTCTGTTTCATTTATTGGAATCTAACCTTCTTATTTCATAGGCTTATTAGGCATGGCAGCGCTCAGTGTTACAATGGGGAAAGCACCAATGCGTGCACAACCTACCTTGCAGTTAAGCAGTTATTGATGTAAATTATGCTATATTTACAAGTTCAAGTAGCTGAACATTGATCTCACTATTGGcaaaataacttatttattttaactttattttttttaaatctgttgactcttcttcttcttcttcttcttcttcttcttcttcttcttcaaggAGTACCCAACACTTACTACATTCTTTGCCGGGGAAATCATCAGTAAAAAGCGGCCCTTTTTAACACGGAAATGGGATGCGGACGAAGATGTAGATCGCAAACACTGGGTATGAATTCAGTTGTGCCTCAGCATGCATTGGTATCGTGTGGCATCTCTGTAGTACCGGGTAGatgaaattgtaatgtttttacaGTTGCAGCTGtctagttgttgttgttgttattgccTTTGCTGCTACTGGATTGATTTTCTTAAGTCATGCAAGGAATTCATATCTTAACTAATTGTGCTTGTAACCTGAAATTGCACCACTTACTAAAAACATTGTcgtatatatgcgtgtgtgtgttttgaaatgtatattttttctttcttttaagggCAAATTCCAGGCTTTTTACCAGTATGCGAAGACATTTAACTCAGATGACTTTGACTATGAAGAACTTAAAAACAGCGATTATGTCTTCATGAGATGGAAGGTGAGGCCTCTTACAGCTGTTGCTTTGCAAGCGATTTAAGTGGTTTGGAACCCAtggggagatttttttttttagctaaaATGCAGCAGGACTTCCTACTTAAATAAGCTTTAAACTACAGTCTGGCTGCATTATGGTGATATTCAAAGTGACAACAAGCTGAGGTGGGGGGGTCAGATCAGTCTAATAAGCTTATTTTATTAAGTAAGCCAGATTTAAAAATGAGCTCAAATTGGGAAAGTAGGGCTACAGCTTTGGAAAATGTTCCATAAACTTCAGTGTTTGATTACCTTGTGATGCACTAACCAGTCTGTGGTGGTATATAGATTTTTGTTGTTTAGGTTTTAATATTTCCAATTT
This sequence is a window from Amia ocellicauda isolate fAmiCal2 chromosome 17, fAmiCal2.hap1, whole genome shotgun sequence. Protein-coding genes within it:
- the atpaf2 gene encoding ATP synthase mitochondrial F1 complex assembly factor 2 codes for the protein MLRSLSRLYGSCSAPLPSPCDCQAAVAALTRRLPRQSSAPTYSTATSGRRKFYQDVSITQGEGGVYEINLDRRKLKTPGGKLFTVPNEALAVAVATEWDLQKDTLKFYTMHLTTLCNTALDNPTQRNKEQLITAALKFLETDTICYRVEEPQRLVELQRNEWDPVLDWIEKRYNVEIGSSSSLLGPNIPQETKDTFRQHLASYNFWALTGLEFVIAQLKSVVLSFGLIDRHLTVEKAVLLSRLEEEYQIQHWGSVEWAHDYDMFELSARTAAGTLFVHLSSESSTIKRKLLQD
- the gid4 gene encoding glucose-induced degradation protein 4 homolog, which codes for MPVRTECCSNASAAFISSASLMPPPPINTQQPGVATSLLYSGSKFRGHQKSKGNSYDVEVVLQHVTTEDSYLCGYLKIKGLTEEYPTLTTFFAGEIISKKRPFLTRKWDADEDVDRKHWGKFQAFYQYAKTFNSDDFDYEELKNSDYVFMRWKEQFLVPDHTIKDISGASFAGFYYICFQKSTATIEGYYYHRSSEWYQSLNLTHVAEHSAPIYEFR